The following proteins are encoded in a genomic region of Necator americanus strain Aroian chromosome II, whole genome shotgun sequence:
- a CDS encoding hypothetical protein (NECATOR_CHRII.G8106.T1), protein MSSIGTGYDLAASTFSPDGRIFQIEYAQKAVDNSGTMIALRGKNGVVTAVDKVITSKMYEENANPRMFNANENIGLALAGVYPDCRALKDYACNEAVKYLKDYREPMPVQKLANALAEYVHIFTLGISRPFGASAFFTSWDEKEGGKLFLVEPSGLCYEYKAWAVGKHRQAAKAEIEKLKLEDFDMKDLVKEAARIIIAIRDENKDKDVQIELGWVGAHTDGRHETVPNNVVAEAEEWARAKLDEDDMDE, encoded by the exons ATGAGTTCCATTGGTACGGGTTACGACTTAGCAGCGTCAACTTTCTCCCCCGATGGACGCATCTTCCAAA TTGAATATGCTCAAAAAGCAGTGGATAATAGTGGCACGATGATAGCACTTCGTGGAAAGAACGGAGTAGTTACCGCTGTTGATAAAGTGATAACCTCAAAGATGTATGAAGAG aatgCAAATCCACGTATGTTCAACGCCAATGAGAATATCGGACTTGCACTGGCTGGAGTTTATCCAGACTGCCGAGCTCTGAAGGACTACGCTTGTAACGAG GCTGTCAAATATCTCAAAGATTATCGTGAACCTATGCCTGTGCAGAAGCTGGCCAATGCt ctAGCAGAGTATGTCCACATTTTCACGCTTGGAATAAGTCGTCCATTTGGTGCCTCTGCGTTCTTCACATCTTGGGATGAAAAG GAAGGCGGTAAGCTGTTCCTTGTCGAGCCCTCAGGACTATGTTACGAATATAAGGCGTGGGCTGTTGGAAAACACAGACAAGCCGCGAAG GCCGAAATAGAGAAACTAAAATTGGAAGATTTTGACATGAAGGATTTAGTGAAGGAAGCTGCACGAATAATCATTGCTATCCGAGACGAGAATAAG GATAAGGATGTTCAAATTGAACTTGGATGGGTAGGCGCTCACACAGATGGAAGACATGAG ACCGTTCCCAATAATGTCGTTGCGGAAGCTGAAGAATGGGCGCGTGCTAAACTAGACGAAGATGATATGGATGAATAG